A genomic stretch from Lysobacter ciconiae includes:
- a CDS encoding pirin family protein: protein MLQVRKAADRGVAEHGWLSSRHTFSFAGYRDPHQVGFSDLRVINEDRVAPGQGFGTHPHSDMEIFSYVLEGALAHSDSMGTGSKILPGDVQLMSAGTGVTHSEFNGSDDEPVHFLQIWIMPAHSGGKPVYQQQHFSEADKRGRLRLIISPDGQDGSLRIQQDTRIYAGLFDGDESATLTLDKDRHAYVHVARGSVALNGEKLEAGDGVRMRKPETLTLGGGQDAEVLVFDLRPHELPQMP, encoded by the coding sequence ATGTTGCAAGTACGCAAGGCCGCCGACCGCGGCGTCGCTGAACACGGTTGGCTCAGCTCGCGCCATACCTTTTCCTTTGCCGGCTACCGCGACCCGCACCAGGTCGGCTTCTCCGACCTGCGCGTCATCAACGAGGACCGCGTGGCGCCGGGCCAGGGTTTCGGCACCCACCCCCACAGCGACATGGAGATTTTCTCCTACGTCCTCGAAGGGGCGCTGGCGCACAGTGACAGCATGGGCACCGGCTCGAAGATCCTGCCTGGTGACGTGCAGCTGATGAGCGCCGGCACCGGCGTCACCCACAGCGAGTTCAATGGCTCCGATGACGAGCCGGTGCACTTCCTGCAGATCTGGATCATGCCCGCCCACTCCGGTGGTAAGCCCGTCTACCAACAGCAGCACTTCAGCGAGGCGGACAAGCGCGGGCGCCTGCGCCTGATCATCTCCCCCGATGGCCAGGACGGCTCGCTGCGCATCCAGCAGGACACCCGCATCTACGCCGGCCTGTTTGACGGCGACGAAAGCGCGACCCTGACGCTGGACAAGGACCGCCACGCCTACGTGCATGTCGCACGCGGCAGCGTGGCACTCAACGGCGAGAAGCTGGAAGCCGGCGACGGCGTGCGCATGCGCAAACCCGAGACGCTGACCCTGGGCGGCGGCCAGGATGCCGAGGTGCTTGTGTTCGACCTGCGCCCGCACGAACTGCCGCAAATGCCATGA
- a CDS encoding alpha/beta fold hydrolase, with product MSRSRYALLPALLAGLLTLVGCVAGGDVTRPVPTTFVAAPQPAHRLVVMLPGRGDSLQGLNDTGIAAVIQQSWPDADVLLTGLTMPFYQQGQAIERLHDEVIAPARRKGYAQVWLAGVSLGGMGALLYDSQYPGRINGLLLLSPYLGDDAIHEQIREAGGLAAWQAGPPQAIGPDTFQRELWRALQGWSQRPQRTGSTWIAYGADEPFRQPIELMAPLLPADHVVMLPGRHNWTLWKPAMQELLEREKRLREL from the coding sequence ATGTCCAGATCACGCTACGCCCTGCTCCCTGCACTGCTTGCCGGCCTGCTGACGCTGGTCGGCTGCGTGGCTGGCGGCGATGTCACCAGGCCCGTGCCTACCACCTTTGTCGCTGCGCCGCAGCCGGCGCATCGGCTGGTGGTGATGCTGCCGGGACGTGGTGACAGCCTGCAGGGGCTCAATGACACTGGGATCGCCGCCGTCATCCAGCAAAGTTGGCCGGACGCCGATGTGCTGCTGACCGGGCTGACCATGCCGTTCTACCAGCAGGGTCAAGCGATCGAGCGGCTGCACGACGAGGTGATCGCACCCGCCAGGCGCAAGGGGTACGCACAGGTGTGGCTGGCCGGTGTATCGCTCGGTGGAATGGGCGCGCTGCTGTACGACAGTCAGTACCCCGGCCGGATCAATGGCCTCCTGCTGCTGTCCCCCTACCTGGGCGACGACGCGATCCACGAGCAGATCCGCGAGGCCGGCGGCCTCGCGGCGTGGCAGGCGGGCCCGCCGCAGGCAATCGGGCCCGATACCTTCCAGCGCGAGTTGTGGCGTGCCCTGCAAGGCTGGTCGCAGCGCCCCCAGCGCACCGGGTCGACCTGGATCGCCTACGGCGCCGACGAGCCGTTCCGCCAGCCCATTGAACTGATGGCGCCGCTGCTGCCAGCCGATCACGTCGTCATGTTGCCCGGCAGGCACAACTGGACGCTCTGGAAGCCGGCGATGCAGGAACTGCTGGAGCGCGAAAAAAGGCTCAGGGAACTCTGA
- a CDS encoding VOC family protein, with amino-acid sequence MDINELHRGRLIDHLQLVVRDLDASRDFYSAVFDILQVPMGGVEDDFFWADEFCVSTAESAAAQGELTGRAHVAFQAADEAMVDAFHAAALAHGGTDHGAPGKRPYHPGYYAAFVLDPDGNNIEAVYHGPAQRSAESVKVSF; translated from the coding sequence ATGGACATCAACGAGCTTCATCGCGGTCGCCTCATCGATCACTTGCAGTTGGTGGTGCGTGATCTTGACGCGAGCCGGGACTTTTACAGCGCGGTCTTCGACATCCTGCAGGTGCCGATGGGTGGGGTGGAGGACGATTTTTTCTGGGCCGACGAGTTCTGCGTCTCAACGGCGGAAAGCGCGGCCGCGCAGGGCGAGCTGACCGGCCGCGCGCACGTGGCCTTCCAGGCCGCCGATGAGGCGATGGTCGACGCGTTTCATGCGGCCGCGCTGGCGCACGGCGGCACCGACCACGGGGCCCCGGGCAAGCGTCCCTACCACCCCGGCTACTACGCGGCGTTCGTCCTAGACCCCGACGGCAACAATATCGAGGCGGTCTACCACGGGCCCGCGCAGCGCAGCGCGGAGTCGGTCAAGGTGAGTTTTTGA
- a CDS encoding type 1 glutamine amidotransferase domain-containing protein, producing MSNALRNKTVAILATDGFEQVELTEPKKAVEQAGATTRLLSIKDGEIQGMHHDKPGDRFKVDGLVADATIDEFDALILPGGVANPDTLRLDEAAVAFVRDFTRSGKPIGVICHGAWTMAEADVVRGRRMTAWPSVRTDLRNAGADVVDEEVVTDKGLVSSRNPDDLPAFCKKIVEEFAEGRHEDRVS from the coding sequence ATGAGTAACGCTTTGCGCAACAAGACCGTCGCCATCCTTGCCACCGATGGCTTTGAACAGGTCGAACTGACAGAACCGAAAAAGGCCGTCGAGCAGGCCGGTGCAACGACCCGCCTGCTGTCCATCAAGGATGGCGAAATCCAGGGCATGCACCACGACAAGCCGGGTGACCGGTTCAAGGTCGACGGCCTGGTGGCCGACGCCACTATCGACGAGTTCGACGCGCTGATCCTGCCCGGCGGGGTGGCCAATCCCGACACGCTGCGCCTGGATGAGGCCGCGGTGGCATTTGTGCGCGACTTCACCCGCAGCGGCAAGCCGATCGGCGTGATTTGCCACGGTGCGTGGACGATGGCCGAGGCCGATGTGGTGCGCGGCCGCCGCATGACGGCGTGGCCGAGCGTGCGTACCGACCTGCGCAATGCCGGCGCCGACGTGGTCGACGAGGAAGTGGTGACCGACAAGGGTCTGGTGTCGAGCCGCAATCCGGACGATCTTCCCGCGTTCTGCAAGAAGATCGTCGAGGAGTTTGCGGAAGGGCGGCACGAGGATCGCGTCTCTTAG
- a CDS encoding VOC family protein, giving the protein MKIVTSLSFRGQCREAFEFYAKVLGGKITAAMPYSDAPPEMGADNPKYRDWLMHCWLDVGDQSLMGADMDTDWAPNVDKPKNGFDVTLHTDDIDQARRWFDGLKEGGKVVMDFDKTFWSPGYGSLIDRFGVPWMVNTHTGNGRE; this is encoded by the coding sequence GTGAAGATCGTGACCAGCCTCAGCTTCCGCGGCCAGTGCCGCGAGGCATTCGAGTTCTACGCGAAAGTCCTGGGCGGCAAGATCACCGCCGCCATGCCCTACAGCGACGCGCCACCTGAGATGGGGGCGGACAATCCCAAGTATCGCGATTGGCTGATGCATTGCTGGCTCGACGTCGGCGACCAGTCGCTGATGGGCGCCGACATGGATACCGACTGGGCGCCCAACGTGGACAAGCCCAAGAACGGTTTCGACGTGACCCTGCACACCGACGACATCGACCAGGCGCGGCGCTGGTTTGATGGTTTGAAGGAAGGCGGCAAGGTGGTCATGGACTTCGACAAGACGTTCTGGTCACCGGGCTACGGCTCGCTGATCGACCGGTTCGGCGTGCCGTGGATGGTGAATACCCATACTGGCAACGGCCGGGAATGA
- a CDS encoding quinone oxidoreductase family protein, producing the protein MSTMKVWSFDRYGPPSALQLRERDVPQPRPGEVLVKVAATAINPSDVKNVSGHFKASTPRVPGRDYAGTIVAGDGRQGEEVWGSGPGFGVARDGAHAEYLLMPSAWVSRKPAQLSMQQAAAIGVPYLTAWSALVTAGDIQPEETVLVTGVSGAVGRAATQIAHWKQARVIGASRSMDNPSGADAIIDTTRQDLAAEVKALTDGKGADLALDAVGGELFEHCLHALRRGGRQIAISSNPQVVSFNLVDFYHGVKRLIGVDSMGLSGPDIAALMDLLRAGFEEGALQPPAVQTWAFEQAVDAYEAVAVGGAPVKHVLLT; encoded by the coding sequence ATGAGTACGATGAAGGTCTGGTCGTTTGACCGCTACGGCCCGCCTTCCGCGCTCCAGCTGCGCGAGCGCGACGTGCCCCAACCCCGCCCGGGCGAAGTCCTGGTCAAGGTGGCCGCCACGGCCATCAATCCCAGCGACGTCAAGAACGTCTCCGGGCATTTCAAGGCCAGCACGCCACGCGTCCCGGGTCGCGACTACGCCGGCACCATCGTCGCCGGCGACGGTCGCCAGGGCGAGGAAGTCTGGGGCAGCGGCCCCGGCTTCGGGGTTGCACGCGATGGGGCGCATGCCGAGTACCTGCTGATGCCTTCGGCGTGGGTCAGCCGCAAACCAGCGCAGCTGAGCATGCAGCAGGCGGCCGCGATCGGCGTGCCGTACCTGACCGCGTGGTCTGCCCTGGTCACCGCCGGCGATATCCAGCCGGAGGAGACCGTGCTGGTGACCGGCGTGTCCGGCGCCGTCGGCCGCGCGGCCACCCAGATCGCACACTGGAAGCAGGCGCGGGTGATCGGTGCATCGCGCTCGATGGACAACCCCTCGGGCGCGGACGCCATCATCGACACGACCCGACAGGACCTGGCCGCCGAGGTCAAAGCCCTGACCGACGGCAAGGGCGCGGATCTCGCCCTGGATGCCGTCGGTGGCGAGCTCTTCGAGCATTGCCTGCACGCCCTGCGCCGGGGTGGACGCCAGATCGCCATCTCCAGCAATCCGCAGGTGGTCAGTTTCAACCTCGTCGACTTCTACCACGGCGTCAAACGCCTGATCGGTGTCGACAGCATGGGCCTGAGCGGGCCCGATATCGCCGCTTTGATGGACCTGCTGCGCGCCGGTTTCGAAGAAGGCGCGTTACAGCCGCCGGCGGTGCAGACCTGGGCGTTCGAGCAGGCCGTCGATGCCTACGAGGCGGTCGCCGTGGGCGGAGCGCCGGTGAAGCATGTGCTGCTGACGTAG
- the putP gene encoding sodium/proline symporter PutP — MAIGVWISLGLYFALMLGIGFYAYRNSTSSSEEYTLGGRRLSPAVAALSAGASDMSGWLLLGLPGALYISGLVSAWIGIGLTLGALVNWIVVAPRLREQTERYDNSLTIPQFLSNRFPSRAMALRVVSALIVVVFFSVYTASGLVAGGKLAQSAFSAVIQFDLMSDYAVGVTLTLGVVLAYTVIGGFLAVSLTDFVQGVIMMLALIIMPVVVLLGPGGGGLSQARETLSVLGPDYLSWFSGLSVIGFLSAIAWGLGYFGQPHIIVRFMALRSVKDVPRARNIGMSWMAISVLGSISLGIFGRAYALRNGLVVDDPETIFIVLADLLFHPLVTGFLFAALLAAVMSTISSQLLVASSSLTEDFYRLFLRKDAGDRETVLVGRISVMLVGVVAAFLAWDPDSKILDLVSHAWAGFGAAFGPLIVLSLTWRRMTGTGAVAGLVVGAATVIGWILMGWDVSFLGGAGVYEIIPGFAAAWAAIYFVSLATQGQEEFRALPGV, encoded by the coding sequence ATGGCGATTGGTGTCTGGATCAGTTTGGGGCTGTATTTCGCGTTGATGCTGGGGATCGGCTTCTACGCATACCGCAACTCGACCTCGTCCTCCGAGGAGTACACCCTGGGCGGGCGCAGGCTCTCGCCGGCCGTTGCGGCGCTCTCCGCGGGCGCATCCGACATGAGCGGCTGGTTGCTGCTCGGCCTGCCGGGCGCGCTCTATATCAGCGGGCTGGTGTCGGCGTGGATCGGCATCGGCCTGACGCTTGGCGCGTTGGTGAACTGGATCGTGGTCGCGCCCCGGCTGCGTGAGCAGACCGAGCGTTACGACAACAGCCTGACGATCCCGCAGTTCCTCTCCAACCGATTCCCCAGCCGCGCCATGGCCTTGCGCGTGGTCTCGGCGCTGATCGTGGTGGTGTTCTTCTCCGTCTACACCGCCTCGGGCCTGGTGGCGGGCGGCAAGCTGGCCCAGAGTGCGTTCAGCGCCGTGATCCAGTTCGACCTGATGAGCGATTACGCCGTGGGTGTGACGCTGACCCTGGGCGTGGTGCTGGCCTACACCGTCATCGGCGGTTTTCTGGCGGTGAGCCTGACCGATTTCGTGCAGGGCGTGATCATGATGCTGGCGCTGATCATCATGCCCGTGGTGGTGCTGCTGGGGCCCGGCGGCGGCGGGCTGTCACAGGCGCGCGAGACCCTGTCGGTGCTGGGACCGGACTATCTGTCGTGGTTCTCCGGGCTGTCGGTCATCGGCTTCCTGTCGGCGATCGCGTGGGGGCTAGGCTACTTCGGCCAGCCGCACATCATCGTGCGCTTCATGGCGCTGCGCTCGGTCAAGGACGTGCCGCGGGCCCGCAATATCGGCATGTCGTGGATGGCGATCTCGGTGCTGGGTTCGATCAGCCTGGGCATCTTCGGGCGGGCGTATGCACTCCGTAACGGGCTTGTTGTGGATGACCCGGAGACGATATTCATCGTGCTGGCTGACCTGCTGTTCCACCCGCTGGTGACCGGCTTCCTGTTTGCGGCGCTGCTGGCTGCGGTGATGAGCACGATTTCCAGCCAGTTGCTGGTCGCGTCGTCCTCGTTGACCGAGGATTTTTACCGGCTGTTCCTGCGCAAGGACGCGGGCGACCGGGAGACGGTGCTGGTGGGTCGCATCAGCGTGATGCTGGTGGGCGTCGTTGCCGCATTCCTGGCGTGGGATCCCGACTCCAAGATCCTGGACCTGGTCAGCCACGCGTGGGCCGGGTTTGGTGCCGCGTTCGGCCCACTGATCGTGCTCTCGCTGACCTGGCGCAGGATGACTGGCACGGGCGCTGTCGCAGGTCTGGTGGTCGGTGCGGCCACGGTCATCGGCTGGATCCTGATGGGCTGGGACGTGAGCTTCCTGGGCGGAGCCGGCGTCTACGAAATCATCCCCGGCTTCGCCGCCGCCTGGGCCGCGATCTACTTCGTCAGCCTTGCCACGCAGGGGCAGGAGGAGTTCCGGGCGCTGCCCGGAGTTTGA
- a CDS encoding LysR family transcriptional regulator — MSQLRDMRIFSETVDAGSFTAAADRLGLSKQFVSKRIAALETHLGARLLVRSTRQLRVTDLGLAYYERIQHILQEVDAAEQMISNQTATPRGVLRLSAPMTFATMHLGTLIPEFMQRHPEVTVELALNDRTVDLIGEGYDMAVRIGTLADSSLIARRITDSQLVACASPAYLDRKGVPEAPEELSAHACLIYGHTQRSEWTFRVGDRTRKLAVSGPLRANNGEMLRDAAIAGLGVVVLPDFILADALADGRLVEVLDPFRPGGFTVYAVYPQHRQTSLLVRAFSDFLVERFSEAGTRRSARLEGVIA; from the coding sequence ATGAGCCAACTGCGAGACATGCGGATATTTTCCGAGACCGTCGATGCCGGGAGTTTTACCGCCGCGGCCGATCGTCTCGGGCTGTCCAAGCAGTTCGTCAGCAAGCGTATCGCGGCGCTGGAGACGCATCTGGGAGCACGGCTGCTGGTCCGCTCCACTCGCCAGTTGCGCGTCACCGATCTCGGGCTGGCCTATTACGAGCGCATCCAACACATCCTGCAGGAGGTGGATGCCGCCGAGCAGATGATCAGCAACCAGACCGCGACGCCGCGCGGCGTGCTGCGACTGAGCGCGCCGATGACGTTTGCCACGATGCACCTGGGCACGCTGATACCGGAGTTCATGCAGCGCCACCCCGAGGTGACGGTCGAACTTGCGCTCAACGATCGCACGGTGGACCTGATCGGGGAGGGCTATGACATGGCGGTGCGCATCGGCACGCTCGCCGATTCCAGCCTGATCGCCCGCCGGATCACCGACTCGCAGCTGGTCGCCTGCGCCAGCCCTGCCTATCTGGACCGAAAGGGCGTGCCGGAGGCGCCGGAGGAACTGAGCGCGCACGCCTGCCTGATCTACGGCCATACCCAACGCAGCGAGTGGACCTTCAGGGTCGGGGATCGCACGCGCAAGCTGGCGGTGAGCGGGCCGCTGCGCGCCAACAACGGCGAGATGCTGCGCGACGCGGCGATCGCCGGGCTCGGCGTGGTCGTCCTGCCGGACTTCATCCTCGCCGACGCGCTCGCCGACGGGCGGCTGGTGGAAGTGCTGGATCCTTTCCGTCCCGGCGGCTTCACGGTTTACGCGGTATACCCACAGCACCGCCAGACCTCATTGCTGGTGCGCGCGTTCAGCGATTTTCTGGTTGAACGGTTCAGTGAGGCCGGCACCCGTCGGTCGGCCCGATTGGAGGGAGTCATTGCATGA
- a CDS encoding RNA polymerase sigma factor: MDAQLNFSDIYRQHAEAVFRLAWVLTGNRSDAEDLCSEAFARALAGGGQIVQSTVRSYLYAIVRNLAASRYRRPRVELAAQDELVDATPSPDPGPEQQAELRQQITQASSALSTLNEGERHALLLCAQYGLSTSEIARALGLAPGHVRVRLHRARRHLQAILDQQERRHASP; the protein is encoded by the coding sequence ATGGACGCGCAACTCAACTTCTCGGACATCTACCGCCAGCACGCCGAGGCGGTGTTCCGTCTCGCTTGGGTCCTGACCGGAAACCGCAGTGACGCCGAGGACCTGTGCTCGGAGGCATTTGCCAGGGCGCTGGCGGGTGGAGGACAAATCGTGCAATCGACCGTCCGCAGCTACCTGTACGCGATCGTGCGCAACCTCGCTGCCTCGCGATATCGGCGCCCGAGGGTGGAGCTGGCCGCCCAGGACGAGCTTGTAGACGCTACCCCCTCGCCAGATCCAGGTCCCGAGCAGCAGGCCGAGCTGCGCCAGCAGATCACCCAGGCGAGCTCCGCGCTGTCCACCTTGAACGAGGGCGAGCGCCACGCGCTGCTCCTGTGCGCGCAGTACGGATTGTCCACCAGCGAGATCGCGCGGGCGCTGGGGCTGGCGCCGGGTCACGTGCGCGTCCGCCTGCACCGCGCACGCCGCCACCTTCAGGCAATTCTTGACCAACAGGAGAGACGACATGCCAGTCCATGA
- a CDS encoding MBL fold metallo-hydrolase, with the protein MKKLAEMFWNIRGVYRVAGVLDIGTHMSLVKRGNGRFVLVDGCDPDAEQRDAMLALTGGGELVDAVVHVHPFHTLHVEATQRLFPDATLFGTARHREKAPTMPWSGAPVEEWGDDHPLADVFDLSVPDGVQFVTRDERVHVASVLVRHRQSRIVHVDDTLNVMAAPGILRPLLPQSSLRMHPMLSRALTPVAGAADAYAAWARGLAARWADTPTVCAAHSAVRDLPPGGFTREMEAALDKVAGTLKRHRERYG; encoded by the coding sequence ATGAAAAAGCTCGCCGAAATGTTCTGGAATATCCGCGGTGTGTACCGGGTCGCCGGTGTGCTGGACATCGGCACGCACATGTCGCTGGTGAAGCGTGGCAACGGTCGCTTCGTGCTGGTGGACGGCTGTGATCCGGACGCTGAGCAACGCGACGCCATGCTGGCGCTCACCGGCGGCGGCGAGCTCGTCGATGCTGTCGTGCACGTGCACCCGTTCCACACGCTGCACGTGGAGGCGACGCAGCGCTTGTTTCCTGACGCGACACTGTTCGGCACCGCTAGACATCGCGAGAAAGCGCCGACGATGCCGTGGTCGGGCGCGCCGGTGGAGGAGTGGGGCGATGATCACCCGCTGGCGGACGTGTTCGATCTGTCGGTACCTGACGGTGTCCAATTCGTGACCAGGGATGAGCGCGTGCATGTGGCCTCGGTGCTGGTGCGCCATCGTCAGAGCCGCATCGTCCACGTCGATGACACGCTCAACGTGATGGCGGCGCCGGGGATTTTGCGGCCGCTGTTGCCGCAGTCATCGCTGCGCATGCACCCGATGCTGTCGCGGGCGCTCACCCCTGTCGCGGGCGCCGCGGACGCCTACGCTGCCTGGGCGCGAGGGCTTGCGGCCCGTTGGGCCGATACCCCCACCGTCTGCGCAGCGCATTCGGCCGTTCGAGACCTGCCTCCCGGCGGTTTCACCAGGGAAATGGAAGCGGCACTGGACAAGGTCGCAGGCACGCTCAAACGGCATCGCGAGCGCTACGGCTAG
- a CDS encoding TMEM175 family protein, which translates to MMFSSDLRPLVPVFLSYVLSFTYVGIYWNNHHHLLQAARHVSGASLWANLHLLFWLSLFPFATSWMGGNHYAAMPIAIYGGVLLLAAVAYAIFVRVLIAGEGKDSVIGQAIGKDTKGKLSIALYLLAIGLAFVIPWASLALYALVALMWLVPDRRIESRIA; encoded by the coding sequence ATGATGTTCTCCTCGGATCTGCGACCTCTGGTTCCGGTGTTTCTGAGCTACGTTCTCAGCTTCACCTACGTCGGCATTTACTGGAACAACCATCACCACCTGCTGCAGGCGGCGCGGCACGTAAGCGGCGCGTCCCTTTGGGCCAACCTGCATCTGCTGTTCTGGCTGTCCCTGTTCCCATTTGCCACCAGCTGGATGGGCGGCAATCACTATGCGGCGATGCCCATCGCGATCTATGGCGGCGTCCTTCTGCTCGCCGCGGTTGCCTACGCGATTTTCGTGCGGGTGCTGATTGCCGGGGAGGGCAAGGACTCGGTGATCGGCCAGGCGATTGGCAAGGACACCAAGGGCAAGCTTTCGATTGCCCTGTATCTCCTCGCGATCGGCCTGGCGTTTGTCATCCCTTGGGCTTCCCTCGCCCTCTACGCGCTGGTGGCCTTGATGTGGTTGGTTCCGGACCGTCGTATCGAGAGCCGTATCGCGTAG